A stretch of DNA from Microlunatus capsulatus:
ACGACGCGGTGGTCGTCGTCCTCGACCGCGGCGTGGAGGTGCTGACGGGGCGCGAGGAGCTCCGCCGGCTGCACGCCGCGCCGGCGCTGCCCGGGGCACCGGCCCGGCCCCGGATCTGCACCGTCACCGACGACGGCCACAGCTGCGCGGTGGAGGACCGGCTCGCCCCCGACGGGGCCGGCCCGCCGACCCGGGCCCGGGTGGTCGTCTACGAGCGGGGTCGGCACGGCCGGATCGCCCACGAGCGCCGATACGTCATGTCGGCCCCGCTCGCCGGTCCGCTCGGCACCGCGGCCGGCGGAGGGCCGAGCGGTGGATGACGACGACCTGCGGACCGACCTCGTCCGCCTCTACGCCGCGGACGAGGGCGTCCGGTGCCCGCTCGTCCCGGCGCCGGGGACGACCCCGCCGCAGGACCTGCCCGCGCTCCGGGTCCGCTGCCGCGCGGCCGTGCAGACGCGGCTGGTGGCCGACGCGGCCGGGCTGCGGGTCTGGCTGGCCCGGACGGCGCGCGAGGTCTTCCTCAGCGAGCCGGCGCTCCGCCGCGGCCTCGGGGTGGAGGACGTCGCCGAGTTCTGGGGCTGGTTCGACCGCGCGCTGTGGTCGGCCCCGGAAGGGGCCGGTGCCGGCCGTGACCAGCGCCCGGCCGCCTGGGCGCCCACCCCCTGACAAAGGCGAGCCGGTCCCGCCCCCGGCGTCTAGAGTGTGCGGATGCTCGATGCGTCCCCGGTCCCCTCGCTGGACGAGCTGCATGCTCTGAACCCGCTCCAGCAGCCGACCTATGCCGACGAGGGCGCGCTCGCCGACGTCATCGCCAAGCTGCGCACGCTGCCCCCGCTGGTCTTCGCCGGCGAGTGCGACGACCTGCGCACCAAGATGGCCAGCGTCGCGGCGGGGGAGGCCTTCCTGCTGCAGGGCGGCGACTGCGCCGAGACCTTCGAGGGCGTGACGGCCGACAACATCCAGAACAAGCTGCGCACGCTGCTCTCCATGGCCGTCGTGCTGACCTACGCCGCGCAGGTGCCGATCGTCAAGGTCGGCCGGATGGCCGGCCAGTACGCCAAGCCGCGCAGCTCCGGCACCGAGACCCGCGACGGCGTCAGCCTGCCGGCCTACCGCGGTGACGCCGTCAACGGCTTCGCCTTCAGCCCCGAGTCGCGCGAGCCGGACCCGCAGCGGCTGCTCGGGGTCTACAACGCCTCCTCGGCGACGCTGAACCTCACCCGCGCCTTCGTCACCGGCGGCTTCGCCCACCTGCGCCGGGTGCACAGCTGGAACGCCAACTTCGTCCTCAGCTCCGGCGCGGGAGTCCAGTACCAGAACCTGGCCGACGAGATCGACCGCGCGCTGGCCTTCATGGTGGCCTGCGGCATCGACGACGACGCCTTCCGCACCGTCGACTTCTACTCCAGCCACGAGGCGCTGGTCATGGAGTACGAGCACGCGCTGACCCGGATCGACTCCCGCACCCGGCAGCCCTACGGCACCTCCGGCCACTTCCTGTGGATCGGGGAGCGCACCCGCCAGCTGGACGGCGCCCACGTCGAGCTGATGCGGCACATCCGCAACCCGCTGGGGGTCAAGCTCGGCCCGACGACGACGGCCGACACCGCGCTGGAGCTGGCCGACCGGCTCGACCCCGACCACGAGCCCGGCCGGATCACCTTCATCACCCGGATGGGTGCGGGCAAGGTGCGGGAGGTGCTGCCCGAGGTCGTCGCCAAGGTGACGGCCAGCGGTCGCCAGGTGGCCTGGGTCTGCGACCCGATGCACGGCAACACCTTCGAGGCCCGCAACGGCTACAAGACCCGGGCGTTCTCCGACGTCGTCGAGGAGCTCAACGGCTTCTTCGACGTCCACGAGGAGCTGGGCACCTGGCCGGGCGGCGTGCACGTCGAGCTCACCGGTGACGACGTCACCGAGTGCGTCGGCGGAAGCGACGACCTCGTCGAGGCCGACCTGGTGAACCGGTACGAGACGCTCTGCGACCCCCGGCTCAACCGCAACCAGTCCCTGGAGCTCGCGTTCCTGGTGGCCGAGCGGCTCACCACCGGCCGGATCCGCCGGGCCAAGGCCGTCCAGGCCTTCCCCGCCGTCCCGGTCTGAGCCGCGGGCCGGGCGCCGCCCGGGCCCCGGCCCCACCGGGTATCAGCAGGCCCGCTCGCGGGTCCTCTCCGTCGACACCCCACGACGGAAGGCACTCCCATGGCGACGGACGTCCTGCTCGACCAGGGCTCGGACGGCAGCTGGGTGGCGGTCGACGCCCCCGTGCTGGCCGTGACCGGCCACGACCTGATCCTCGACTCCCGCGACCGGCGCACCGACCCGACGGGCTTCCGCCGCGCGCTCGTCCACGACGGGGGCGACGGGCTGACGGTGAACTTCGGCGGCGACTACCCCGGCGGCGTCCGGCTGCACGACGCGCACGTCGAGGTGCACGTGCAGACCAGCGAGGCCGAGGTGCACCTGCCCCGCGACGGCGTCGCGGGCGAGCTGTTCGTGACCCACGTGACCGGCGGCCACGGCCGCATCACCGAGCGCGTCGACGGCGAGGTGACGCTGTGGCTCTGCCTCGGCGTCGGGGCCGCGCGCGTCGTCGGCGCGGGGAGCGCGACCTGGGTCCCGATCACCACAGGAGCGCCGGTGAGGGGCGATGCCTGAGGGCCTGCGCAGCCTCGGCGAGCAGCTGGGCATCCCCGTCGACTCCGACGGCCTCGGCGGACCGCCGGCCGTCCGGTTGGCCCGGGCCGGCCGGATCATGGCCCCGGTCCTGCTGCCGGAGCAGCGGCCGTCGTTGGCGGCGATGCTGGCCAGGGCCCGCCTGCTGCCGGAGATCCGGCTCGAGGCGGAGCTGCTCAGCGGTCCGGGCGAGGCGCCCCTGCAGCTCCGCGTCCGGGTGTCGGCGCAGGACGGACTCGTCCTGTCCACCCGGCTGTTCCCCGTGCAGGGCGGACGCGGCTTCGGGCCCAGCCCGAACGCCCTCGGCGCGGGCGGTGACCTCCCCGGTCTGTCGCAGCTGGGACCGGGGGACTGGCAGCTGGTGGTCCGGCGCGACGGCGTGGGGCCCGGCGGGTTCGTCCGCCGGGAGCGGTCGTTCGCGCTCCGGGTGACGGCACCGCCCGCGCCCGCGCCGCCGCCCCCGCCGCCCGCACCACGCCCGGTGCCGCCGACGATCACCGCGCGGGCGGAGCCGACGGCCGAGGGGCTGATGGTGCGCGTCACCGGGACGGGGTTCCTGCCGCGCCTGCCGGCCGACGCCGCCGGGGTCGCGGTCCGGCTCGTCGACGCGGTCCGGCTGCAGGACAGCCGCCGGTTCTTCACGGGGTCGCGACCGGACGGCTCCGTCGACGCGCTCGTCGGGCCCGTGGTCGTGGACACGCTGCTGCGCAACTCCCTCGGGCAGGCGCTGGTGGCCGTCTCGGCCGCCGACTCCCGCACCGACCCGGCCAGCACGCCGTCCGGCCAGCCGCTCTGGAGCAACACCGTGACCCTCGCCCTCTGAGCGCCGCCGCCCACCTGGCGGGCGGGGCCGGCCGGGCCGGGCGCGGCCGGGTAGAAAGGCACGGTGATCGACCTCCGCTCCGACACCGTCACCCGCCCGACCCCCGCCATGCGCGCCGCGATGGCGGACGCCCCCGTCGGCGACGACGTGTACGGGGAGGACCCGACGGTCCTCGAGCTGGAGCGGCGGACGGCGACCCTGCTGGGGCAGGAGGCCGGGCTCTACTGCGCGACCGGCTCGCTGGCGAACCTGCTGGGCGTCCGGATGCTCGTCGAGCCGGGCCAGGAGGTGCTCTGCGACGTCGGCGCGCACGTGGCCCGCGCCGAGATGGGCGCGCACGCCGCCGTCCACGGCCTGACCATGCGGACCTGGCCCTCCGACCACGGCCGGCTGGAGGTCGAGCGGGTGGCCGAGGTCATCTCCCCGTCCGCCGGCCCGTACCTCGTCTCCACCGCGGCCGTCGCCGTCGAGAACACGCACAACTTCGGCGGCGGCACCGTCCAGCCGCTGGAGCAGCTGGAGGCCGTCGGCGCCCTGTGCCGCGAGCACCGGCTCGGCTACCACCTCGACGGCGCCCGGCTCTGGAACGCGCACGTGGCCACCGGCGTCCCGCTGGAGGTCTACGGGCGGCTCTTCGACACCGTCAGCGTCTGCTTCTCCAAGGGCCTCGGCGCCCCGGTCGGCTCGGTGCTGGTCGGCAGCGCCGAGAACATCGCCCGCGCCCGGGTCCAGCGCAAGCGGCTGGGCGGCGGCTGGCGCCAGGCCGGGATGCTCGCGGCCGGCGCCCTGCACGCCCTCGACCACCACGTCGAGCGGCTGGCCGAGGACCACGCGGCCGCGCGCACGCTGGCCGAGGCCGTCGCCGAGCACGCCCCCGCCGCGGTCGACGTCGACGCCCTGGAGACCAACATCGTCGTGCTCTCGACGGGCGACCGTCCCGCCGCCCTGGTCGCCGCCGCGGCCGCCGAGCAGGGCGTGCTCGTCTCGGCGCTCGGACCGCGGATGGTGCGCGTCGTCACCCACCTCGACGTCAGCGCCGAGGAGTGCGCCGCCGCCGGGAAGGTGCTCGGCGCGCTGCTCGCGGGCTGACGGGGGTCCGCTAGGCGCCGCTGTCGACGCGGCGGTAGTCCCGGCCGGCGCCGCGCGTCAGCCGGCACTCCTCGACGAGGAAGCGGCGGACGGCGGCCACGTCGTCGGCCACCGTGGCCAGCACGCCGTTGACCTCGGTCTCGGCCAGCGGCCGGCCGGCGGGCAGCAGCCGGACGAGCAGGTCGGCCAGCCGGGCCCGTTCCTCCACCCGCGCCAGCACCGGCAGCCCGGTCAGCCGGCCGTGCCGGAACAGCCGGTCCAGGGAGGGCTCCTGCGCCAGCAGGGCGGTCACGGGCAGCGCGGCCAGCAGGGCGGCCGCGGTCTCCTCGAGCGCCTCCAGCCGGGGCCGCACGCGGTGCTCCTGCACCGCCACCAGCCCGGCCGCCTCCAGGGCCGCGAGGTGCCGCGTCGTCGTCCGCAGGTCGGTGCCCAGGTCGTCCGCCAGCGCTGTCACGGCGCAGCCCGGCCCGGCCCCGGCCAGCCGCAGCACCGCGCCGAGCAGCGCGGTGCGCTGGAGGTCGGCCAGGGTCGACAGCTGCTGGGCGGCCCGGCACAGGAGCGCGGCGGACGGGGCGGGGAGGTGGTCGCTCACCGCCGCAGTGTGCCGGGCCTGAGGCCGACGACGCCACCGGGTTCCGGCGCGGGGCGCTGCACTAGGTTGGCGCCATGCGCATCGCCCACCTCGGCCACGCCGCCGTCCTCGTCGAGACCGCCGGCGCCCGTGTCCTGATCGACCCCGGCAACCTCTCGTCCGACTGGCACGGCCTGACCGACCTGGACGCCGTCCTGGTCACCCACGGCCACCCGGACCACCTGGACCCCGAGCGGCTGCCCGCCCTGCTGGGCGCCAACCCCTCCGCCCGGGTGCTGCTGGAGCCGTCGGTCCTGCAGCAGGTGCAGTCCGGCGACCTGCCGCCGCTCGGCGAGGCGGCCGCGCTGGCGCCGGAGGAGCAGACGGCCGTCGGCGACCTGCTGATCACCGCCGTCGGCGGCCAGCACGCCGTCATCCACCGCGACATCCCGCGGATCGGCAACGTCGGGTTCGTGCTCCGGTCGGAGGGCGAGCCGACGTTCTTCCACCCCGGCGACTCCTACGAGACCGCCCCGGGCGGGGTCGACATCGTCGCCGTGCCCGCCTACGGGCCGTGGGGCGCGCTCAAGGAGACCGTCGACTGGGTGCGCGCCGTCGGCGCCCTCGAGGGCTTCCCCATCCACGACGAGCTGCTCAACGACCGGGGCCGCGGGCTGATCTCCGGCCGGGTCGACGCCATGACCGGCACGCGGGTCGTCGACCTGCGCGGCGGCCACGTCCACGAGTTCTGAGGAGCAGCAGATGCGCGTCGTCATCGCCGGTGGTCACGGCCAGATCGCCCTGCTCGCCGCCCGGCTGCTGGCCGACGCCGGCCACCACCCCGTCGGGCTGATCCGCGACCCGGCCCAGGCCGGCGACCTGACGGCGGCGGGGGCGGAGCCGGCCGTCCTCGACCTCGAGCACAGCGACGTCGAGGCCGTCGCGGCCGCCCTGGCGGGGGCCGACGCCGTCGTCTTCGCGGCCGGCTCCGGCCCGGGCAGCGGCGCCGCCCGCAAGCTCACCGTCGACCGCGACGGCGCCGTCCTGCTGGCCGACGCCGCCGAGCGGGCCGGGGTGCGGCGCTACGTGATGGTCTCCTCGATGGGCGCCGACCAGTTCGACGCCGGCTCCGAGGACGTCTTCCAGGTCTACCAGCGCGCCAAGAGCGAGGCCGACGCCGACCTGCGCCGCCGCGACCTCGACTGGACCGTCGTCCGCCCGGGCGGGCTGACCGACGACCCGCCGAGCGGCCGGGTGCGGGTGGCGACCGAGACCGGCCGCGGCACCGTGCCGCGCGCGGACGTGGCCGCCGTCCTCGCCGAGCTGCTGGTCACCGGCGCCGGGGTCGGCGCGCAGTTCGAGCTGGTCAGCGGCGACACCCCGGTCGCGGAGGCCGTCGCCGGCCTCTGAGCCGGGTCAGGGGACGTCGGCCCGGTTGGCGGTGACGCAGAAGAGGCGACCCGCCGGG
This window harbors:
- a CDS encoding class II 3-deoxy-7-phosphoheptulonate synthase, with the translated sequence MLDASPVPSLDELHALNPLQQPTYADEGALADVIAKLRTLPPLVFAGECDDLRTKMASVAAGEAFLLQGGDCAETFEGVTADNIQNKLRTLLSMAVVLTYAAQVPIVKVGRMAGQYAKPRSSGTETRDGVSLPAYRGDAVNGFAFSPESREPDPQRLLGVYNASSATLNLTRAFVTGGFAHLRRVHSWNANFVLSSGAGVQYQNLADEIDRALAFMVACGIDDDAFRTVDFYSSHEALVMEYEHALTRIDSRTRQPYGTSGHFLWIGERTRQLDGAHVELMRHIRNPLGVKLGPTTTADTALELADRLDPDHEPGRITFITRMGAGKVREVLPEVVAKVTASGRQVAWVCDPMHGNTFEARNGYKTRAFSDVVEELNGFFDVHEELGTWPGGVHVELTGDDVTECVGGSDDLVEADLVNRYETLCDPRLNRNQSLELAFLVAERLTTGRIRRAKAVQAFPAVPV
- a CDS encoding threonine aldolase family protein; its protein translation is MIDLRSDTVTRPTPAMRAAMADAPVGDDVYGEDPTVLELERRTATLLGQEAGLYCATGSLANLLGVRMLVEPGQEVLCDVGAHVARAEMGAHAAVHGLTMRTWPSDHGRLEVERVAEVISPSAGPYLVSTAAVAVENTHNFGGGTVQPLEQLEAVGALCREHRLGYHLDGARLWNAHVATGVPLEVYGRLFDTVSVCFSKGLGAPVGSVLVGSAENIARARVQRKRLGGGWRQAGMLAAGALHALDHHVERLAEDHAAARTLAEAVAEHAPAAVDVDALETNIVVLSTGDRPAALVAAAAAEQGVLVSALGPRMVRVVTHLDVSAEECAAAGKVLGALLAG
- a CDS encoding DUF2087 domain-containing protein, with translation MSDHLPAPSAALLCRAAQQLSTLADLQRTALLGAVLRLAGAGPGCAVTALADDLGTDLRTTTRHLAALEAAGLVAVQEHRVRPRLEALEETAAALLAALPVTALLAQEPSLDRLFRHGRLTGLPVLARVEERARLADLLVRLLPAGRPLAETEVNGVLATVADDVAAVRRFLVEECRLTRGAGRDYRRVDSGA
- a CDS encoding MBL fold metallo-hydrolase, with product MRIAHLGHAAVLVETAGARVLIDPGNLSSDWHGLTDLDAVLVTHGHPDHLDPERLPALLGANPSARVLLEPSVLQQVQSGDLPPLGEAAALAPEEQTAVGDLLITAVGGQHAVIHRDIPRIGNVGFVLRSEGEPTFFHPGDSYETAPGGVDIVAVPAYGPWGALKETVDWVRAVGALEGFPIHDELLNDRGRGLISGRVDAMTGTRVVDLRGGHVHEF
- a CDS encoding SDR family oxidoreductase; this encodes MRVVIAGGHGQIALLAARLLADAGHHPVGLIRDPAQAGDLTAAGAEPAVLDLEHSDVEAVAAALAGADAVVFAAGSGPGSGAARKLTVDRDGAVLLADAAERAGVRRYVMVSSMGADQFDAGSEDVFQVYQRAKSEADADLRRRDLDWTVVRPGGLTDDPPSGRVRVATETGRGTVPRADVAAVLAELLVTGAGVGAQFELVSGDTPVAEAVAGL